The following DNA comes from Alnus glutinosa chromosome 6, dhAlnGlut1.1, whole genome shotgun sequence.
GAATGATTAAGAAGACTAGAGCTTCCTTTATATGCATGGATGGTGTCTTTGGAAAAATATATGCATTTAATGTTGATTGTGAAATTTGACTTCATAAGTTACTGTTATACTTCCTTTAGATTAATCTCTATTTCTTGTTATGCTTAATTATCGCTGGATAACAAAGTTTGGTCAATTTAAAAATGGGAGTGGTATTTGCACACAAGCAGGCAGGGGAGATCAcaaactgatatatatatatatatatatatatatatatatatatatatatatatatatatgtatgtatgtatattggaaaagtgaaatgaaatataaattaagATGTTTTACAAATGTGGTTGAAATGCTTGTCAGGTGATCCTTCTCAGTGCCACTGGTATTGACATAGAAGTAAACTCATACCAAATGTTTCTGTCTTTTAAAAGTTTTATAAGtctgttacttatcaaaaaaaaaaaaaaaagttttagaaGTCTGTTGTTCCTGGTTCGAtgatggttttttatttattttttaaatattttgtgaaaaaatcAGATGTTCGGTTTCTGGTTCTTATTGAGTCACTCCTTGCTTATAGCTTGAATAGTTATTTAGGTTATTATTTCTGCTGTTTACATTCTTATTCTCATTTTTGCGATTGTTGCTCATTATTGTTGACACATCCACAGGATGGGAAGGTCTCACAACTTGAGCATGTCTTTATTCGAGGCAGCAAAGTGAGGTATCTAAATCATATGTTGTTTGATAAAAATTTCTGAATTATATGTTCCTTCAGTCACTTTTGTTGGCTACATGCAAACTGACTGCAATTCTTTGAAAATGTCGTGACATTTTAACAGGTTTCTGGTCATACCAGACATGCTGAAGAATGCTCCAATGTTCAAGCGCTTGGATGCCAGAATCAAGGTACCTTACCGTTTTGAAGTGATTAGTATCTCCTAAGTTGTactttgctttactttttctgACCTATGCTTTCTGAACCTCTTAAAGGGAAAGGGTGCAGCTCTTGGAGTTGGCAGGGGTAGAGCGGTTGCAATGCGGGCCAAGGTAATACTCTTCTGTATTTGGTTTGTTTACTGTAGTTTTCTCTCTAGCCAAATAACATCTTAGAAATGAGGGTATGGTTTGAAACACTGATTTGAGATTTGTATTTATGAACTTAAATGAAACAAATAGTTTAGTGCCGCCTTCTAACTGCATGAATTGTCATGTCTGAGAAAAAGGGGAAATCCCTCTTAATTGCAGATTGCTACATTAATGGCGTTTCTTCTTTTTGGAATTTGAGCGTGTCTGGCTTAGACAGCAAAATACATTGATATCATTGTTGTTGGTATACATAACCTGttgctttctcttttttaatgGATTGGAATGGGTCCTGACTTCAtatactattttcttttctacagGCTCAGGCTGCTGGCCGTGGAGCACCACCAGGTAGGGGTGTTGTACCACCTGTTCGGAGGTAATCAACCTCTGAGTGGTTTCTTGTCCTAATCATTCTAGACTTCTGTTGGTAGCCTGTGGAATCTTTAGATCCTTCTCTTGACATCCTCAAAATTTATGTAAAAGaatgagtttttgtttgggaaaAAAGAAGGTGGAGAGTCTGGAGACCATATTTTCTGGATCTTGGACTGATCTCACTTTATTAGATGTATGCTATTGCAAATTACCTTCTATTATGTACTATTAAGTCTATTATTTATGTAAGTGAGTTGTCTTTCGTGTTTTGTGATTCTTTGTCTATCTCTATTTATCTTTCTTAtctataaaaatttaagaagaaaaagatagaaaacCTCGAGGGTAACGGCGGTCGCACAAATCAAAAGGACATTTTACATTCAGTAAACTTTTTGGCACAACTTTAGCCTCAGGGCGATTTTCATTTTGCTAGACGACTTACTTGGTTTGCTGGAGTTTTGTGGAACACGTTATTTAGCAACTTCTAGTGCACTCTATGATTTATAGCAATTTCTTTTAAGTATTTGAACTACTGGCTCCACTTCATCTAATCGAATTGTGGCAAACACTCGACGATACTTCTTTCTAACCAACATGAATTTGAATCCGTTTAGTCCTGAAATCGCAGGTGAAAAATGTgagcttttaaaaaatattatagaaaaTGTCCTGTTTGGAGTGggtttaaaaatatgaaaatattacAGGCAAgaaatgcaattttaaagaCATGATTTTAATGGTCGTATTGCGTTTTTTAAAACCAGACCACAGTGGCGGAGTCGGCATTGAGAAATTGGggggccaaatttaaaaaaaaaataaaaaataaaaaataaaaaaaataaaaaaaattagggtgggcaaaactaaaaatataaaaacaattaggggtaaatttttttaagctcCGCCATTGCCAAACCACAATTTTACTATACACTCAAAACGACGTTTTATGAAGTAGTTATTTTCTTGAACAAAATGTTTTGAAACCCATTAAACCAAACAAACCTTTTGGTTGCTATCTTGGAAACCCTTTCAATGCACTAGTTTTATCATAAGATTTACTTAAGTTATCCGATGAGAATTTGGCTTATGTATTGGATTAgatgcttttctttttgtttggccGCATGCCCGATGTAAAAGAAAGCCTCGAGTTTATTCTTGCTTTATTCGCATAACCAAGCAAATGTACATGATGATGGGGGCCGTTACGAATAAGAAAAGAAGGCTACAGACGATAAGATACAAGCCACAAGCCACAGAGGCACGTACTTCCAGTCAAGCTAGTGGAAGTAACCATAAAGTTCTAAGAAGCAAATGCTGAAGTTCCAGGGGTTAGAAGCATCAGTGGTCGGGCTCGTAAGTAGAACCCTGAAGAATCTGAAAGGTAGGAGAGCGTTAGGTCCAACTATCGGCCACGATGCAAACTGCCCAGGTTTACACACTGTTTGATCATTCTCATGTATTCTCAAGTTTGTCCAAGTCTTCCCATCCAAAGAGCCCTGAAGATGCATAAGAGAGATATTCCAGTCAATATTTCACCCACCACACCATTTTTGGAGAGACCTAAACAaagaatgagtaatgctagaccATTTTTGGAGAGACCTAAACAaagaatgagtaatgctagaccGACGACTCTTTTACAGCTTTGCTAACACGTGCTAGCATGTGATTGAAGCCATgttgtaaaagagttgtaggtctagcattattaaaaaaaaaaaaaaacagcaaaatATTGCTTCAATCCCGAAGATGGTATTTTACCTGGAGATTCCAAGATCTCATGTAAGCCCTTGAACCGTCCTGTCTCAAGGTGTAGTAGTTGCACATAAGCTGCACCAATGCCTCTTGCATCAGGATGTAATTAGACAATAACCATAATATCATGAGCAACCTAATGAAAGGAAGGCACTGAAGGAAAAAACCATTATTTGACCCACGATTCGACTTCCAAAGATATAGTTTGATGCCAACAATTATTTAGGATGGTTTTAGGTAAAGGCGGGCCTAAAATTGGTACTTCCTAGTTATGTGATATCAAGTACCATGTCAATAATTGCCACTACATATACATTATCCTTGGCCCTTACAAAGAACCATGTTATGGACCTAGCTAAAACAGATTACAGTGTTTCACAAATACATTCAGAAAACTCATTTGACCGTATGAATCCGCCCAACTATTTGAGCTGACAACAGAACAGCTCAGGCTATGGCTCCATTTTGATCACATCCTATTTATGTCTTTCCTCAACAACTCTTTTAAATTCCTTCTCTGTATTCTGCAAGAGGCCTTTTGGTGTAAATGCACATATCAAATAAACCCTAGAGTTCCCTTGtttcttttgattttatcaGTTTCttggtattttttatttgtactcTCCAAAGGTCCTCTTGTTTCCTAAGTCTGAGATTCAACCTACCATTTTAATTTTGAAGGGCACAAGACTCACAGACAGGACCTTAATTCTCAAGTGTCAAGTCAGAAGGCTAAATTATGTTACAGACATTCATATTCAGGAAATTTGTGCATGGTTTTTGTTAGCTATTTGGTGACCATGATATAATCATATAAGACTTGATCAAAGTTTATGCTAAGATTTTATATGCTATTAAAAGCTTATTCCATGAGTGATTATGATAATTCTTCTTCTACGGTGCCTGTAAGTGGAAACTTGAAGTAAAGCACACAACATTAGGTTTTattacataattaaaaacattataTCCAAAGGTATGTATAAAACCTGATGGTCTTGGCCAATGTCAACTGCCCACCATGCACACCTATGTCCATCTTCCATCCGAGGCCCAGCAAATGACGTTCCCTTTATATAGGAAAATACGTTTCAGTTTCCAGTTAAAGAAGCTTATGGTGCAACAACTTCTACAAAGTTTGGTTCATCATACCTGATAAGTTCTGGAGGCCAAAATCTTGGGATCAGTGTATCGTGAAGGGGGACTGCTGGCTGTAATAGTAATTCGCtgaaaaattcaattaataAGGGATGAAAATCTGTATTAAAAATACTCGGCCTATCAagaactttatttatttattttttttttatttttttttaaaaaccaagaATAAGAGGCTGACAAAGAAATGAAGTATTAAGGGTTTCACCTTAGACAGAACGGGATTTACCCATTGATGTTTCCCATACGATGTGCCTGCAAAGTACAGAACTCCATAGCTGTCCCCATCACAGATGTACTGGAGCTCCTTATAACTAGATCGCCTATGTTGAAATCTTGCACTACAAAAGCAAGACCACTTTAGCTAActccttttttaaaaatgtctaCAGAAAGAATAGTACCAAACTCATTGTCCTCTGCAACCATAGAAACTATTCTCTATCATGCGATATGGTTCTATCTTATGCATGGAATTTTACATTACAGAAGTAAGACCATGCTAGAAAACTCCTATTTAAAAGTATCCATAAAAAGAATATTAGCCAAACTCTgttctcagcaaccaaataaACTGTTTTCCTTTATGCATTATCGCTCTACCCTTAgataaaatgataatttattCATTAGGAAAGGCCCCTACAGCAAGAGATCAGAAACCATTATCATGATACAACACTAAGATACTTTATACTTACTTTTGATCATTTTCTAGCCCTGCCAATCCAAATTCTACATAATTGATGGCCTCCTTCACCTGGGACATTAACAtataaataagaaacaaaaattccatATGCTCAACGAAAAGTATAATTAGTAAAAGAGAAATTAATAACTTACAAGATTATCAAAATTAAGAATATGCCTACTAATGCTGCTCTTCTCCAACTGCAAGATCAATACAAATGTAAGAGAAATCAAACTAAGGAATTACTATATTCAGTAGACTGGCTGATAAGTCTCTATATCAAGGGCCTACATACCTTCTTAAGTAAAGCACACAGAAGTAACGGAAATCGGACAAATCCTAACATGTGATGAACAGACGGAAGCCTTTCCCCGAAAAGGTGTCCAGGGGCTGAATTTATGATTAAATCATCCACCACCTCCCACCCATAAAATTCCTTTGCTCTCAAGCCCCACATTAAGATTGCATTGAGAACTTTTTCTTCAGATGTTACTGTCAAATCTGGATGCTGCAAAATCCCAAAACATATTATAAATCATATTATCAATTGATTTTTTGAAAGTACCAAAGTGTTTGGCATCCCATACTATCAGAGTAAGAAAAGATACAAGTAATCCTATATGCTTTGGACTTGTAATTTTGGCTACGGACATGGACTTTTCCTGTTTCAACTGCAAGCAATAACAGTATCTGAAAATCCAGAAATAAATGGGTCCATACTTCTAAATTGCAATCGAGGTACTTCAGCAAATTCCTGAGTGCTTCTCCAACTCCTCACCAATATATAGTGTCATATGTGAGAAACCGTCTTTAgtttaatatactaaattacCAAAACAACCATCATTTTCTTTACGTATTGGAGAAGTACAACAGAAGTAAAACCACTCACTCCTCTCACCCCACTTCCCACTCTTCAAGCTGGTAACCATACTCCAGTTGTGGAGCATTCGTCCCTTCCAGTTCTAAGTTATTTGACCACTTATGCTGTTCTTTTCTGGAGAGGGTATGTGTGCCCTTATATGGCTATCTTAATCCTAGACTTAACCGTCAACCACACAACCAGTAAGCAACTTAAGAACCAACCTGAATTATATCGGTAAAAGTTGTCTCGTCTAGCAAGACAAAGTCAAGGCTTGCAGTTGTACAGTAATCGAAGTGCATTGCAAATTTCCTCTTACACGTTTCTTCGATAAGTTTACATGATGGGATTGATGAGACCACTTGGAGGATAGGACCTACTGAGTCCTGCAACAAAGTTCAACAGTTAGCTTGAAAAGCAACAGTCCAATTACTTTGCCAAAACTGTCTGCTTCCTCGTCCATTAAACTTGTGCATAATAGAAAAACTCGTTGTATGACCTTCCACTAGGAGAACTCCATCCCTGCATATAATATGTACACGAGAggtattaatattttataattcattctcacaaaatggagctcttcttttcttttttcttttttcagaagTCCGAAACCGCAAGTCACTTCTCCGTCTTTTAGTTCTAGTCAGACAAGCAACATACTGTGATAATGACAGACAAAAACAATGATCTCAAATACAATTGGAAAATGAAATTATTAGCTAAGATAAGGGTTGCCAAACTACCTCCGAGAGGCATTCTAAAAGTGTTTTGCAGCATTCCTGATGAAGGAGAGTAACTCCAAATTGGTCAGCCAAAAACAAAAGTTGGAGTAACAAGGCACTGGAATCCATAATGACTTCCATATCAAGTTCACCACTATACATGAACTCAAGCATAGCCTTGAATGCTTCTGGTGACACATCCCTCAAAGAAACCTCTGATGACATGGTTTCATTCATTCCATTTGTGAACATCTGCCAAGTTCGATTTTTTACTTTAGTAGCAAATCACATGAATTGGTAAAGAGACGCGTTTGGTATCATTCTATTACACATCTCTTatccatctttttttaaaatccaccattgaatctGTAGGACCAACAATTGGGTTTCACagattcaatggtggatttacacatctcttgtacaGATATAGACAAGAGAATGGTAGGAGAATGAAAACAAACATTTctcattggaaaaaaaataaaaaccaacaagaTCCACAAGGAACAAAGAACTAATATAATATCTtctctatgtatatatataagtaaaaagAACTAATAAAATACCGTACTTCAAAAGACATACATAAAGAAAGACCTCATTCCTTTGATAAACCTATATGCCACTCCTTTTCTAGGAGTTTATGCCAACCTTGTGTGTGCCGGATACAGACATAAAAACAGAGTATGTGGCATTGTTGGACCCCAAGAAGTTAGAATTTGAAGGGTATTCACATTTTAACCTCCTTCAATATAGAAATGATAATGTTTAACTTGTCTATTTTCTATGTTACAAGAGTCTTCTTGCCAAATCCAGTCGTTTTCCCATGTAAATCATGTGAAGATGTAGACATTCTTGACAGGCAATGAGAAGAAAATGGTTAAAATGACTCTTTGTTCATATGAGCTTATCATGGAGGAAGCCTTAGCCTGACAGTGAACAATAAGAGCTGTGTTAAAAGCAAGGGCCGTGAACAAAACAATGAAACCAAACTTTTTGTTGTTTGCTGTAGATTTCTTTGAGCCTACTCAGACACaatcagccaaaaaaaaaaaaaaaaaactgaattttaCAACTATTAAAGAAAAGGCTATTATGGGGCTCAGTCATATTCTTACCCAATTTCTATTAAGGTATAACAAGTTTCTAATCCATTTAGCATAATTGAATAGAAATTTCCAGTTCAGAAGCTAATTGCTTAACCATGGGAAGATTATATGCCATGTAGAGAGGCAAGGGAGTCGCACaagaatgaagttttttttttctcacctttGCAAATGGGAAACTCCACAAACTGAGAATAATTTTATGAGGCTGGGCAACAAGACCTTGGCCCTCAATATAGATGCTCGCGTCACTGAATTGGCCAGTTAAGTGCAATTGTTTGAGCTTTTGGATATTGACAGGAAGTCCAGAAGGGAAGGTTGCACAACAATGGGGCCTAGTGCTCGGATATGATAATTCCACATTCTTACCCGAGTCAAacaactttttatttaatttaaaccgTTCCATGGTTTCTTCACACTGCTTGACCAATGGCACCACTTCAAAATGTAAGCCCAGAGCCCTCAAGGAACCAAGTTGTGACTCTGGAATCTACGGCAAACATAAACACGAGCACCATTAGAATCTGAAGCTCCACAATAAAGTTACAACAGCCATAGCTATGAGAGTATTTGAGAGTCGgggaaaaaaatacaagtatatGAGACGGGAGAATAAAGTACCTGGGTGCGGCCTGTGTAGATATACCGAAGAAGCGCATGGAGAACTGGATAATTTACATCCTGAAGGTGGGCAACATCTTCGGACGAACTCAAAGGAAAATTACCAGATGCTTCCAAGATTGCCTTGTGAGCAGGTACCGGTCTTTCCTCAGTGCCAACAATGAAAACAAAGTCCGATAATTCCCAACTCTCAAGAAAATTTGCAAGATCCCATTTCTCATAATCTGTGAactcatttttcaaatattcttcCGCACCCTCCTCAACTTCTAATTCACCACAATCCACATGCTTCCACAAAGATATATGATTATGCCTTAAAGGCAACACATTCACATTTCTATATCCTACATGTTTATCCCAGCTACTAAGCCCAACATATTGAACGCTACAATTCGGATTTGAATCTAGCCACTGAAAGACAAGATTCTGAAAAGGGTATCTTCCCTTACCAATACTTATCAACCCGTCGTAGATACTGATCCAATAGCTTTGAAACGCCGAAGAAGAACAAAGCCCAACACCCGCCACATCAACCACAGGTTTCCCATCTACCTCAATTTTCAACCTCTTATTCCTATGACTACCCAATATAATTGTATAGTGAGGACTATTATCCCTTTTGTAATGGTAGTGTTGGCTTCCCACATTCTCCCGGAAAACCAGGGTGACATCGTTGTGAGCGAAAGCCTCAAAAGCCACACAACCCCTCCCGGCTTCCCGAAATTTCAAATCCTTTCGCCAAGCACACTCAAAGGGTGCCACTGTAAGGAACTTCTTCTCTTTCATTTCCATCATCTTTCCTTGTACAAGAagaacccaatttttttttttcactcccTAGACACTCAA
Coding sequences within:
- the LOC133870839 gene encoding small nuclear ribonucleoprotein SmD3a-like, producing the protein MSRSLGIPVKLLHEASGHVVTVELKSGELYRGSMIECEDNWNCQLENITYTAKDGKVSQLEHVFIRGSKVRFLVIPDMLKNAPMFKRLDARIKGKGAALGVGRGRAVAMRAKAQAAGRGAPPGRGVVPPVRR
- the LOC133870356 gene encoding BTB/POZ domain-containing protein At2g30600 isoform X2; translated protein: MMEMKEKKFLTVAPFECAWRKDLKFREAGRGCVAFEAFAHNDVTLVFRENVGSQHYHYKRDNSPHYTIILGSHRNKRLKIEVDGKPVVDVAGVGLCSSSAFQSYWISIYDGLISIGKGRYPFQNLVFQWLDSNPNCSVQYVGLSSWDKHVGYRNVNVLPLRHNHISLWKHVDCGELEVEEGAEEYLKNEFTDYEKWDLANFLESWELSDFVFIVGTEERPVPAHKAILEASGNFPLSSSEDVAHLQDVNYPVLHALLRYIYTGRTQIPESQLGSLRALGLHFEVVPLVKQCEETMERFKLNKKLFDSGKNVELSYPSTRPHCCATFPSGLPVNIQKLKQLHLTGQFSDASIYIEGQGLVAQPHKIILSLWSFPFAKMFTNGMNETMSSEVSLRDVSPEAFKAMLEFMYSGELDMEVIMDSSALLLQLLFLADQFGVTLLHQECCKTLLECLSEDSVGPILQVVSSIPSCKLIEETCKRKFAMHFDYCTTASLDFVLLDETTFTDIIQHPDLTVTSEEKVLNAILMWGLRAKEFYGWEVVDDLIINSAPGHLFGERLPSVHHMLGFVRFPLLLCALLKKLEKSSISRHILNFDNLVKEAINYVEFGLAGLENDQNARFQHRRSSYKELQYICDGDSYGVLYFAGTSYGKHQWVNPVLSKPAVPLHDTLIPRFWPPELIRERHLLGLGWKMDIGVHGGQLTLAKTISLCATTTP
- the LOC133870356 gene encoding BTB/POZ domain-containing protein At2g30600 isoform X1 is translated as MMEMKEKKFLTVAPFECAWRKDLKFREAGRGCVAFEAFAHNDVTLVFRENVGSQHYHYKRDNSPHYTIILGSHRNKRLKIEVDGKPVVDVAGVGLCSSSAFQSYWISIYDGLISIGKGRYPFQNLVFQWLDSNPNCSVQYVGLSSWDKHVGYRNVNVLPLRHNHISLWKHVDCGELEVEEGAEEYLKNEFTDYEKWDLANFLESWELSDFVFIVGTEERPVPAHKAILEASGNFPLSSSEDVAHLQDVNYPVLHALLRYIYTGRTQIPESQLGSLRALGLHFEVVPLVKQCEETMERFKLNKKLFDSGKNVELSYPSTRPHCCATFPSGLPVNIQKLKQLHLTGQFSDASIYIEGQGLVAQPHKIILSLWSFPFAKMFTNGMNETMSSEVSLRDVSPEAFKAMLEFMYSGELDMEVIMDSSALLLQLLFLADQFGVTLLHQECCKTLLECLSEDSVGPILQVVSSIPSCKLIEETCKRKFAMHFDYCTTASLDFVLLDETTFTDIIQHPDLTVTSEEKVLNAILMWGLRAKEFYGWEVVDDLIINSAPGHLFGERLPSVHHMLGFVRFPLLLCALLKKLEKSSISRHILNFDNLVKEAINYVEFGLAGLENDQNARFQHRRSSYKELQYICDGDSYGVLYFAGTSYGKHQWVNPVLSKRITITASSPPSRYTDPKILASRTYQGTSFAGPRMEDGHRCAWWAVDIGQDHQLMCNYYTLRQDGSRAYMRSWNLQGSLDGKTWTNLRIHENDQTVCKPGQFASWPIVGPNALLPFRFFRVLLTSPTTDASNPWNFSICFLELYGYFH